From a region of the Carassius auratus strain Wakin chromosome 31, ASM336829v1, whole genome shotgun sequence genome:
- the LOC113050631 gene encoding serine--pyruvate aminotransferase, mitochondrial-like translates to MSSLSVLPPKCLLQPFPIPQRLLLGPGPSNVPARITAAGAQPILGHLHAETIEIMDQIKSGIQYAFQTQNRVTLAVSGPGHAAMECAIFNSLEPRESVLIAVNGIWGERAAEIAERIGAKVNTVVTSAGGYFTNEEIEQALDKYRPVVFFLTHGESSTGVVHPIDGIGELCHKYNCLFLVDSVAALGGTPICMDEQGIDIMYTGSQKVLNAPPGTAPISFSERACHKIFNRRTKPISYFLDLNWLANYWGCDDKPVRAYHHTGPVSSFYGLRESLAILAETGLGNSWKRHKEVAEYFHKGLEEMGLKLFVQDKKARLPTVTTIVAPPGYDWREITGYIMKTYNTEISGGLGPSAGMVLRVGLMGCNSSKANVDKVLEALADALKHCHKSRV, encoded by the exons ATGTCCTCTCTGTCCGTTCTTCCACCGAAATGTCTGCTACAGCCTTTCCCTATCCCCCAGCGACTTTTGCTTGGGCCAGGACCGTCCAATGTGCCCGCTCGGATCACAGCAGCAGGAGCACAGCCCATCCTGGGCCACCTGCATGCAGAAACCATCGAG attaTGGATCAGATCAAGAGTGGCATTCAGTATGCGTTTCAGACCCAAAACCGAGTGACTCTGGCAGTGAGTGGACCGGGTCACGCCGCTATGGAGTGTGCCATCTTTAACTCTCTGGAGCCCAGAGAGAGCGTCCTCATAGCAGTCAATGGCATATGGGGGGAAAGGGCTGCAGAGATCGCTGAGAGGATAG GCGCCAAGGTGAACACAGTTGTAACCTCTGCTGGTGGGTACTTTACAAATGAGGAAATTGAGCAG GCATTAGATAAATACAGGCCAGTGGTGTTCTTCCTCACACATGGAGAATCCTCCACAGGAGTGGTCCACCCCATAGACGGCATAGGTGAACTTTGCCACAA GTACAACTGTTTATTTCTGGTTGATTCAGTAGCAGCATTGGGAGGTACTCCTATCTGCATGGATGAACAAG GTATTGACATTATGTATACTGGCTCTCAGAAGGTACTGAACGCACCTCCAGGAACTGCACCAATCTCCTTCAGTGAGAGAGCATG CCACAAAATATTTAACAGGAGGACAAAACCAATCTCATACTTCTTGGATCTGAACTGGTTGGCAAATTACTGGGGTTGTGACGACAAGCCCGTACGCGC TTATCACCACACTGGACCTGTATCTTCTTTCTATGGTCTGCGTGAGAGTCTGGCCATACTCGCAGAGACT ggtCTTGGAAACTCTTGGAAACGACACAAAGAGGTTGCAGAGTACTTCCATAAAGGCTTAGAAGAAATGGGCCTAAAACTGTTTGTGCAGGATAAG AAAGCCAGACTGCCAACAGTGACCACAATAGTAGCTCCCCCAGGATATGACTGGCGCGAAATCACAGGGTATATCATGAAGACCTATAACACAGAAATCTCTGGGGGTCTTGGACCATCTGCTGGGATG GTTTTGCGTGTGGGATTGATGGGATGTAACAGCAGCAAGGCCAATGTGGACAAGGTGTTGGAGGCCTTGGCTGATGCTCTAAAACACTGTCATAAGAGCAGAGTCTGA